The following are from one region of the Salvia splendens isolate huo1 chromosome 2, SspV2, whole genome shotgun sequence genome:
- the LOC121768056 gene encoding dof zinc finger protein DOF2.5-like yields the protein MDSAQWTQEFGVARSRPEGAPNACSKPATNERKVRPQKEEAINCPRCHSTNTKFCYYNNYSLTQPRYFCKTCRRYWTEGGTLRNVPVGGGSRKNKRSSSSSSSSSSLSTNISQFSSQNPKIHHHQGHDLNLAGPPHDYSQFLDFPKIESAINSSANTSSSTTPPLSALNFFTNGGGIAARGLNSFFPMAKATLHDQNSAIFASGFPFQECKPAPLSFPVGDGNGSLYNNSNSNSNSVPQEGVNGSPMFVLGATRQNSSDQGQDKGQENSNGLIWNGMLGGGSW from the exons ATGGATAGTGCTCAATGGACGCAG GAATTTGGAGTTGCAAGATCAAGGCCAGAAGGTGCACCAAATGCATGCAGCAAGCCAGCAACAAATGAGAGAAAAGTGAGGCCACAGAAAGAGGAAGCCATAAACTGCCCAAGATGCCACTCCACAAACACCAAATTCTGCTACTACAACAACTACAGCCTCACCCAGCCAAGGTACTTTTGCAAGACTTGCCGCCGCTACTGGACCGAGGGCGGAACCCTAAGGAACGTCCCGGTGGGCGGAGGCTCTAGAAAGAACAAgagatcttcttcttcttcttcctcctcctcttctctcTCAACCAATATTTCCCAATTCTCATCTCAAAACCCTAAAATCCACCATCATCAAGGCCATGACCTCAATCTAGCTGGACCACCACATGATTACAGCCAGTTTCTCGACTTCCCTAAGATTGAGAGCGCCATCAACAGCTCTGCAAACACCTCCTCTTCCACAACGCCCCCTCTCTCAGCCTTGAATTTCTTCACCAATGGCGGCGGCATTGCGGCTAGGGGTTTGAATTCCTTCTTCCCGATGGCGAAGGCAACTCTTCACGATCAGAACAGTGCCATCTTCGCATCGGGTTTCCCGTTTCAAGAATGCAAGCCGGCGCCACTCTCATTCCCCGTTGGAGACGGTAATGGGAGTCTATAcaacaactcaaactcaaactcgaACAGTGTCCCTCAAGAGGGCGTGAATGGAAGTCCGATGTTTGTGTTGGGTGCAACGAGACAAAACTCGAGCGATCAAGGTCAAGATAAGGGGCAGGAGAATTCGAATGGATTAATCTGGAATGGAATGTTAGGTGGAGGTTCTTGGTGA
- the LOC121765289 gene encoding ORM1-like protein 2 — MGKLYVQMEPPADLNRNTEWFTYPGVWTTYILILFFSWLVVLSVTNCTPGMAWTIVNVCHFLVTYHFFHWKKGTPFGDDQGIYNGLTWWEQIDHGKQLTRNRKFLTVVPVVLYLIASHTTDYQYPMLLFNTVAVLVLVIAKFPNMHKVRIFGINGDL; from the exons ATGGGAAAACTCTACGTGCAGATGGAGCCGCCGGCGGATCTCAACCGGAACACCGAGTGGTTCACCTATCCCGGCGTATGGACTACCTACATATTGATTCTCTTCTTCTCGTGGCTTGTCGTTCTCTCCGTCACCAATTGCACCCCTGGGATGGCCTGGACGATCGTCAATGTCTGCCATTTCCTC GTAACTTACCACTTCTTCCACTGGAAAAAAGGAACCCCTTTTGGTGATGATCAGGGAATCTATAATGGCCTGACATGGTGGGAGCAGATTGACCATGGAAAGCAGCTCACTCGCAATAGAAAGTTCCTCACAGTTGTTCCAGTGGTTCT CTACTTGATAGCATCTCACACAACGGATTATCAATATCCGATGCTGCTCTTCAACACAGTGGCAGTGCTTGTCTTGGTTATTGCCAAGTTCCCTAATATGCACAAGGTCCGAATCTTTGGAATCAATGGGGATCTGTGA